The following coding sequences lie in one Endomicrobiales bacterium genomic window:
- a CDS encoding LemA family protein, producing the protein MIIPMLIVVGVLLVLAAIFVGIYNLLVQMKINVERAWANIAVLLKQRFDEIPNLVKVCEGYMQYERGVLEKVTLARTSFLSATTPKEAAGANNMLSGALKSLFAVSENYPTLKADGTFLHLQGRISGVETDIALRREYYNSAVADYNTKIAQIPYVLFAGSMGHSAKELFAAEEETKKAPEIKFAMPV; encoded by the coding sequence ATGATTATACCTATGTTGATAGTTGTTGGTGTTTTATTGGTGTTGGCTGCGATATTTGTTGGTATTTATAATTTGCTTGTACAGATGAAAATTAATGTAGAAAGAGCATGGGCAAACATAGCGGTTCTTTTAAAACAGCGCTTTGATGAAATTCCAAACCTTGTTAAAGTTTGCGAGGGTTATATGCAGTACGAAAGAGGCGTTTTAGAAAAAGTTACCCTTGCCAGAACTTCATTTTTATCGGCAACTACGCCAAAAGAGGCGGCAGGTGCCAACAATATGCTTAGCGGGGCACTTAAAAGTTTGTTTGCTGTTTCAGAAAATTACCCAACGCTAAAAGCCGATGGCACATTTTTGCATTTGCAGGGGCGTATTAGCGGGGTAGAAACGGATATTGCTTTAAGAAGGGAGTATTACAACTCTGCCGTTGCAGATTACAACACAAAAATAGCACAAATACCTTATGTTTTATTTGCAGGCTCAATGGGGCATAGCGCTAAAGAACTTTTTGCGGCCGAAGAAGAAACAAAAAAAGCCCCTGAAATAAAATTTGCTATGCCAGTTTAA